The following is a genomic window from Hymenobacter sp. APR13.
CCGATGAAGGGTTCGATGTGCTCCACCGACGACTGACCGGCGTTGACGGCGGCCTCCAGGCCCATGGGTGGCCCATGGCCGGCGACCTTAATGCCGATTTGCTGCGCGATGTAATTGATGGAGTCGTACACCCCCTGGTTGTTGCCGCCGAGGTATTTGATGAAATCGTAGCCCTGCCGCTGGTAGCCTGCCAGGAGCGGGCGCAAAGCTTGCTGCTGCAACTTTTCGTCGACCACCAGGGCGGGAGAACCCACGAATAGAGAGGGCCCGATTACCTCTTCGTTCTGGATCTTTTGTTTCCACTCCAACACGACCGGCGCGCCCCGCATGATCCGGAGAGAGGTGATGCCCCGCGACAGGTTGAGCAACAGGTAGTCGTCCACAGGAAAGGGTTCGCCATCGACGTTGGGAAAATGGGCATGCATGTCGTACATGCCGGGCATGATGAATTTGCCTTTTGCATCCAGTACTACCGTGCCCTTGGGGAGCTTTGGCTTGCTGCGCCCAACGGCCACGATCTTCCCATTGCTGACTAGGACATTAGTGTTGGAGACGATTGAGCCCGACGCTACATCCACCACATTTACTCCCCGGAAGACATAGCTTCTGTCCGCCTTTTGCGGGGATTGGCTGTTGCACACAAGGGAGAAAAGGCAGAGCAGCAGCAAATAGCAAAACTTCATTGATAGAACGTATTCGGAAAGTAGAGTTCAGGTTAATTGAAAAGGCGTCAGGGAGTTGTAGTTTCTAGGCTGCAGTATGGCCCTCCCTGACTCGCAGTGGCAAAATATCAAGTTATTCGGCGGCGGCTGGCTGTGCAACGGCGTCGGCGGTTGTAGTTGGCGCCACGTCTTCCATGGCTTGCTGCTCGATCCGGAGTTTTTGAGCTGGCACCGGACGAAGTGGGTAGCAGCAGCCCGGAACTGAGCCCAGCGGCCATCACCCAGCCGATGGAGTCCTGATGCGTTGGGAATCTACGCCGACAACTCAGTCGACCAGCAACTGGGTGACGGCCGCCGTGTTCCGGGCCCAGGTGGTGGAGTAGACTTCATCGGCCTCGGTGGTTTCCACTACCTGCAGGTTCTGGGCCCGGGCCTTGACGGCCAGCAGCTGGCCGATGCTCAATTTGCTCTCCAACTTTCGCAGCAATGTCTGCACCCCGCCCACGTTGAGATTCTGCACCAGCTGGCCCTGGAACGACATTTCCAGCCACACAATCTCGCGTTGAGCTACATCCAGCACCCCAAACACCAGCCCCTTGGTCAGGGTCTTGGTTACCCGTACCTGTTGCTGCACGCAGGAGGGGTCATAGGCCACCCCGCTGCTGGAGATGCGCATGGGGTGCTGGCTGCTCATCCAGCCCACCACCAGGTTGGGCGAGAGGGCGCCGTGGGTGTAGGCGTTGGAAGTGAAGGTGACATATTGGGCCTGCGCCTGCTGCAGGACCGGCAGGTTCAACTCGATGTATTCGGCCGTGCCTACCTGGTCGGGAATGGACTGAATGTCGCCGCTGTGCTTGCAGCCGGTGGCCACCAACTGCGAGAACGAGCAGCTTTCCGTGCCACCCGCGTAGGATACGGTGCAGCTCAAATCCATGTCGAGGTGCTGGGCGGGCAGGCCTGTGCCCCACTGCATGAACAGGCGCACAGAATCCCCCTCGACGGGGAAGCGGGTGCCCATCAGGGCACCGGGCAGGTCCTGCACGGTTTCGCTGCGGTCGCCAATGGCAACCGGAATCTTGTAGAGGGCCGGGTCGATGTAGATGGTGCGGTGCGGGGTGGGCTGGGCCGCAAACCGGCGCTCCATGGCCAGCAGACACAGGCTGGCCACGGCCGTTTGCATGGCTTCCAGCTCGGGCTCGTCGTACATGTCGAGCAGGTGATTGGTGGGAATCTGCTTGCTGGCGCCGCCCAGCGGTTTGACGGCCCGCTTGCCACCCTTGATAAAGTAGGTGTCGGCGTACATGTTGAGGGTGAACACCAGCCGGGCCGGCACCTTATCAATCATGGCGGCAAAGGCGGCAATGGTGGGCTCGGCCCCAAACCAGAGCATGTTGGCAAACAGGGACCGGGCGAACAGGCCGGGCCGCTGCTGAAGCAGGGCGAAGGTCTGGGGCGCATCCACCCGCAGCCGGAAGTGGTTGACGCGGCCCTGCCACACGGGGTAGGTCTGGTGGTAGAATACGTCCAGGGTTTCGCGCAGCTTGTCTCGTCCGCCCTTCTGGCTGTACTCGGCCAGGCGGAGGGCCCGGATGAAGCGCACCCACATGCCCCGCTTGGGGTGCATGATTTCGCAGAGCTGGGCCGGGCTCTGGGGCAAGGCATTGAGCCAGTCGGCCACCATGGCAGCTTCCCGGCGGCTGTACTTGAGCTTGAGGTCGGCGGTGGCCTGCACCCGGGCCTGGGCGCTGCGGTCAAGCGGAGCGGCGAGGTGGGCGGCGTTGCGCTGCTGCTTGCGGAGGATGGTTTTCGGCTCGACGAGCTGCAGGAAGCCGGTTTTCCTGAACCACAGATACCGCAGGATGTCGGTGGGCGAGGTGAAGAAGGCCTGGGCCTGTTGGGGCTGCCCCAGGGTCACGTACGCATCGATGACGGCCATGCGGGTTTCCTTCATGGCAATGACCACGTCGGCGGGCAGGGGCAGCACGGCCAGCAAGCGTTGCAGGCTATCCTGCTGGGTGGCATCGAGGGCCGTCTTCGACGCCAGCAGGTCGCGCAGGTAGGCGGTCACCTCCGCATCGGTCCACAAGGTCAGTTCTTTGAGCTTGCTGCCCTGGCCGGTGTACTCGAGGGAAGCCAGCTCGAACGGTGTTCCGCAAAAGGGGCAGCCGTTGTAGCGCTCCAGCGGAAAGGTATCTGGGGGGATAAGGTGGCCGCAGGGCAGGCGGGTGCCCTTGTGCTGGAATACGTTGGCTAGCCAGGTAACCAGGTGGTCGAGGGGGCCTTCGCCCGTGAGCTGGTCCCAGCCCTTGACCAGGGGCGTCCAGTTCTTGTCCGTGCCGGTTACCTCGCGCAGCACGGCCAGTAGCTGGTCCTGGAACGCGGACGTGGTGCCCACCAGCGCCTGCCGCAAAGGTTCCGCCGTGGCATACCCCAGCTTGGCTAGGTTGGCTATAAGCAGAGCCGTATCGGCCGACGGAGCAGCCGTAGTGGTGACTTGCGCTGCTGCCGGGACATACATTGCTTGCTGCCGCAGGCTAACCTTGGCGATGGAATCGTTCATGGGGCCGGGAAGATGGGGTGGCTAAAGGCCGGTAAACAAGCTGATTGATCATATCATCCCGCCGTCGAGGTGGGGAGTGAAGCAGGTTGGATTCGAACCAACGACCCTAAAATCCTGGAAGTAAGCACTGGTTGACCCGAGGAGGTAATTCCACTGCTGTTTCATGCTCTACCACTGAGCTACTGCTTCGAAAGGGCCTTATTCAGATTAAAAGGAACACCGGAAAAAACCAGGTAATTGAGCTGCTGATTCGGGACAGGAAGAGAAGTAAGCAACTCTTGACCTGGCTTTTTCTAGGCGGTGGCCGCTTTGCTGTAATTAGGCCGGTAAGATAGGAGGGTTTTGCAGCATATTCCACCGCTGGAACGGTTGCGCCACAAAATGCCTGAAGCCTGCGGCAGCGGTTTCTGCCGGACCCGGAGCTTTTGAGTTGGCACCGCAGCAAGTGGCGGGATGTGGTATAGTACCCAACAGAAAGCCCGGCCCGGCTCTATGCGAACAGGGCCGGGCCGGAAATCAGGCTGTTATATGGGTAGAAGACTAGGCCTTACCGCGTTGATTGAGCGTGCGCTCATAGTCCTCGAAGCGAATTTTGACAATTGAGGAGCGGTCGGCAGTGCGTAGAATAGCCCCTTCCGCCCGGCCGGGGATGGCCTGACCAGACAGGGCGGCCTGCGTTTGCGGAATATGCTCCCGCAGCCACGCCAGCACCGTTTCGTGGGTAGATTCGGCGGCGGGCACCGCATAGGTGGGCAGTTGGGGGACGTCTGGCAGGCCTACCTGGGTGAGGTAGGCCGTCAGCTCCTTTCCGGACAGGAACGGTTGGCCATAACGCATACCAGCCGGGGTTTCCGACTCGCGCCAGGTGGACAGCTCCCGAATATCGGTCTGCAACTGAGTGGCCAGGGCGGCGGCATCTGTAAACACGGCCACGTCGAAGACCCGAAACCCGACCTGTTCGGGTGGACCATACTGCTTGGAGTTGCCCGTGACTTTGCCACCGTAGAACTCTCCAAACAAAACGGTTAGTGGAGCCGGCTGGCCGGTGCCGGCGCCGTAGGGTAGCCGGGGTAAGTGCCCCTGTTCATCGGCGTAATGCGGGAAAATCAGGCGGCGCAGTCCTTCCACAATGCCCACAGCCGGGTCAAAAAGCAGGTCGCCGCTAACGGTGAGCAGGTTTTCGCGGGAGCCTACCACATACGAACCATCGGCGAAGACCAGCAGGCGGGCACTGGTACCGTCTATCTTCTCGGTGGCCGTGAGAGGTTGGCTGAACAGCGCCGGGGTGGTGAAGTCGGTAGTGAGGCGGCCCCGGTCGCCGAGGGCATGCAGCGTAAGGATGGACGGGTATTTGGTCAGCGTGTTGAGTTGGGCCAGGGAATGAGCCACCGCAGTGCGCGCTTGGCTTTTAGCAGGGAGTAGCATAAGACAACGGATTAATGGGGTGAAGCTACTGAAAAAAGATACCGGTCCACCGGTGAGGCGGGCCGGCGGCTAAGCGGCCTGCCCGAGGTGGGGCGTAGCCAGTGACTGCCCAATCTGGCGGGCGTGGTGACGTAGCAGGGCGGTGTACTTCTTGCGGCCGTGCTCCATGAGGATGGTGTTGACACTTATTTCCACCGTCCAGAGTGCATGGGGGGCTTTCTTCTGCCCCCCCGATGATGAGGAAGCAGTCAGCCTGCAGCACGTCAAGATAGAGGGTGGCCTAGCGGTCGTAGTCGTACTTCTCGATGGTAATCAGGAAGTGTGCCAGGTCGGGGCTGCTGGTGGTTTTGAAGTCGATGAGCGTGAGCTGGCGGCCGGCGCGGCTGCGCACCAACAGGTCCGGGCGGAGCTTCCCCCCTACTCCGGTGGCCGCGTGGATGGCAATGTAGGACTGTTCGGCGTGGCCGCGGTAGAGCAGGTCGCGGCAGTAGCGCTGGCGGCGCACTTGGCGGACCAGCGTTTCCAGGTCGGCCCACTTGATGCCGCGCTCGTCGGTGCGGGCATAGGTGGCGGGTTCGAGGGTGGAGGTATGGAGGTGGATGCCGTAGGCCAGCGCTACGGGGTTGGGGATGACGGGTGAGGCTCAGCAACTCGTTTTTGAGGCTGCTCAGGTCGGTGTTGCTGACCTGGGGCAGGGCGCGGTGCTGGGTTTGGACCCGCAGATTACAGCGAATAATTTATACCCGATGAGGTATAACCTACTCTGTATTCACCATCTTTATACCCGATAGGGTACGATACATCTGGTTCAGCTACTTATTACACCCGAACGGGTATATATTATGCCACATACATTGGCCGAATTTGTAAAGCAGCGCCGCCGTTTGCTGCAGCTTTCGCAGCCCGACCTGGCAGCCAAGGCGGGCGTGGGGCTGCGCTTCGTGCGCGAGCTGGAACAGGGCAAAGCAACCCTGCGCCTAGATAAGGTCAACGCCGTGCTGCAGCTGTTCGGGCACGAGGTGGGGCCAGTACCGGTAAGTCGCTCACCAGAACCGGAATAAGTCATGCGCCGGGCGGAAGTACGGATGCGCAGCGAAGTGGTGGGACACCTGACCCAGGATGAGCAGGGCTATACCTTCGCCTACACGCCGGCCTACCGGCTGCGGGCCGGCGCGGAGCCGGTCAGTCTCACGCTCCCCCTGTGGGAGCATCCCTGGCTGGCATTAATAGACGCGTTAATTAAGGTTAGCCGGCTTGGCTGGCCTCAAATCCAGCTCAGCATCAACCCGACATTAAAATAACCGGTATTTGACGTTAGATAATCTACTTGACCTCGAAAGTGACCCGTTGTTACCTGCAGGTTGCCGCGCTCCATTGAGTGCAGCGCCCAGGCCCACTTCGACAACCACGTGCACTTCAAGTGCACGGCCTGCCAGCACATCTTCTGCCTCAACCAGGTGGTCATTCCGGCCGTGACGCTGCCAGCCAAATTCGAGGCCCAGGCCCGCGACTATCTGCTGTCCGGCACCTACCGCGAGTGCCAGCCTTCCTGAGCCGCCAGGACGCCGGCCCGGGCTACACGGTTTGCAGGTAGAGGGTTTCCAGCTCGCTGACCGTGAGGCTGTGGGTGGGCAGGGTTTCCACCAGCTGGCCTTCGCGCATGATGCCGATACGAGTGCCCACTTCCTTGGCCCGGAAAATGTCGTGGGTGGCCATCAGGATGGCCGTGCCCGCCTGGCTCAGAGCCAGCAGCAGCTCGGAAAACTCGTTGCTGGCTTTGGGGTCAAGGCCGGAGGTGGGCTCGTCGAGCAGCAGGGCCTGGGCTTGCTTGGCTAGGGCAATGGCAATGCCCACTTTCTGGCGCATGCACTTAGAATAGGCCCCCACCCGCCGGGCGTGGGCCTCGGCGGGCAGCCCGGAACGCAGTAGCAGGTCATGCCGCTCCAAGGCGGAGTAGCGGAAGCCGGCCAGGGAGGCGAAGAAATTGAGGTTTTCCAGGCCCGTGAGGTTGGGTTAGAGCATCACCGTTTCGGGCAGGTAGGCCAGCCGCCGCCGGGTTTCGAGCGGGTGCTCGTCTACACTCAGCCCGCCCACCAGGGCCTGGCCGGCCGTGGGCTGCAGAAACCCAAGAAACAGATTGATGGTGGTGGTTTTGCCGGCCCCGTTCTGGCCCAGCAAACAGAATTTTCGCCCGGCGCGATGGTTAGATTAAGGTTGTTCAGGGCCGGGCGGTCGGCGGCGCCGGCCGCCGCCAACCCGCTCTTCACTACCCGGCGCATCTGCGTGCTAAACCACTGGCCCACCCCCGGCAATCCGCCTCATCCCATCTTCCACAAATCATCTCCTCCATGAATTTTGACACCATTATCGTAGGGGCCGGCAACGCCGGCCTGAGCGCGGCCCTCACCCTGGGCCGCTCGCGCCGCCGCGGGCTGGTGCTCGACGGCGGCCCGCCCCGCAATGTCCCGGCCGCCCACGCCCACAACTTCTTCACCCGCGACGGCATCCCGCCCGCCGAGCTGCTGCGCCTGGGCCGCGAGCAGCTACAGCCCTACGACGGGGTGGAAATCCGGGCGGCCCTGGCCCAAACCGCCCGCGCTGTGCCGGGCGGCTTCGCCCTGGAGCTGGTCGACGGCACGGCAGTAACGGCCCGCACGCTGCTGCTGGCCCCCGGCGTGGTGGACGTGCTGCTCGCCATTCCCGGCTTCCGGGAGCTCTGGGGCCGGGGCGTGTACCACAGTCCCTACTGCCACGGCCGGGAAGTTCGCGACCAGCCGCTGGCCCTCTACGGGCGGGGCGCGCTGGGCTTCCACCTGGCTGTGCTGCTGCATCACTGGGCCCCCGGTCCGGTACTCTGCACCGACGGTCCCGCCGAACTCGACGCCGCCCAGCTCGCCACGCTCGGGCAGCTGGGCATCCGGGTGCTGGAAACGCCGGTGGCGGCCCTTGAGCCCGCGCCGGCCGGTGGGCTAACGGTGGCCTTTGCCGACGAGTCCCGGCTCGCGGTGGCGGCCGTGTTTGCCCGCGTGCCGCAGCAGCAGCGCACCGACCTGGCCGCCCAGCTCGGCTGCGCCTTTACCGACGACGGCATCTATATACAAACCACATGGTATGGGCCTAACCAGCGTGCCCGGCGTGTACGCCGACGGCGACCTGACCAGCCCGTTCCAGCAGGTGGTAGCCGCGGCCGCGGCCGGCATGGGCGCGGCGGCCCTGCTCAATAACACGTTGATCTTCCAGGACTACGCGCCCGCCAGCTGACGTGGCCCGGGCCTCCGCCTTTCGATGGGCTCCGCTCTGCCTGCCTCCCGCCGGGTGGTGCCGCACTCCCGGTGTCGCGCCGTTGTCACCTAGTGAAAAAATGTCCTGTCCCCATTTACCATCACTGCGAGTCCTCACTGCTCCAGCCTGACTGCGCGTAGCGGCTTCATGCATTATAGCCTCCTGCTGCCGAACTGCGTGCTCGCGGCGGCCGGATGAGCAGACGCGGGCAGGCTGCGCAACCGCTGAAATGCGCCGTGCATGCCGGAAAGGCAGCCTATTATCCGGCATCGACCGGCGGGGTGAGCGGCGCCGCGTCGAGCTCCTGCGGGTGGTCATCGAGGCCCGTTTCCCGATGCGCCGCGAAGTACTGCGCCAGGGCCTTTTCGCCCACCAGCCAGAACACCACCGGCGTTACGATAATATCGAGGAACGTGGACGAAAGCAGGCCGCCAAGGATGACGGTGGCCACCGGATACAGGATTTCCTTGCCCGGCGCGTCCTTGGCAAGCGTGAGCGGCACCAGGGCCAGGGCGGCCACTAAGGCTGTCATCAGCACCGGCACCAGCCGCTCCAGCGAGCCGCGGATAATCATGGGGAGGCCGAACTTCTCGCCTTCGTGCTCGACGAGGTGGATGTAGTGCGAAATCATCATGATGCCGTTGCGCGAGGCAATGCCGGTGAGCGTGATGAAGCCCACCAGTGAGGCAATGCTGAACGTGCCGCCCGTGAGCAGCACCGCCACCACCGAGCCGATGAGCGCCAGCGGGATGTTGAGCATAATCTGACCCACCATCAAGGAGGATTTAAAGTGCGAAAACAGCACCAAAAAGATGCCGGCCAGCGAAAACAAGCTCAGCCACAGTATCTTCTGCGAGGCCGACTGCTGGCTCTCGAACTGCCCGCCGTAGGTGAGGTAGTAGCCCGGCGGCAGCTTGACCTGCTGGCTGACTTTGGCTTGGATTTCCTTCACCGTGGAGCCCAGATCCCGCTCGGCCACATTCAGCGAGATGGTGATGCGGCGCTGGGTGTTTTCGTGGTTGACGGTATTGGGCCCTGGCTCGTATACCACGTCAGCCACTTCGCTCACCGGAATCATAGCGCCGCTGGGCGTTTCGATGCGGGTCTGACTGATGGCCGCAATGTCGTTGCGCTGGGCTTCGGGCAGCTTCACCACCAGGTCGAAGCGCTTCTGCCCGTCGAGCATCTGCGACACCACGGCACCCTGGAACAGCGTTTCCAGGTCGCGCACCACCTCGCCCCGGGCCATGCCGTAGGCGCGGAGCGTTTCGTCGCGCGGGCGGATCAGGAGCTGCGGAATCTGAACCTGCTTTTCGACCTGCAAATCGACCACGCCGGGCACCGTGCCGGCGGCGGCGCGCACCTCGTTGGCGTAGCGGCGCAGCTCCAGCAAGTCGTTGCCGAATACCTTGATGGCCACCTGGGCCCGCACGCCCGACAGCAGGTGGTCGAGGCGGTGGGAAATGGGCTGACCGATGTTGACATTCACGCCCGTAATCAAGCTGAGCTTCTGGCGCATGTCGGCCAGGATTTCGTCGCGGCTGCGCATGGCCTTGCCCTCTGTTGCAAGTTCAGCTTCGGTCTTGAAAGCCACCTCAATTTCTGAGTTGTTCACCGACTCAGCGTGCTCGTCGAGCTCAGCGCGGCCGGTGCGGCGGGCGGTGTAGGCCACTTCCGGAATCTTAAGCATCTGCTGCTCGCCCAGCGTACCCAGGCGGTTGCTTTCGGTGAGCGAGGTGCCCGCCGGGGCCGAGAAGTTGACCGTGAGGGAGCCTTCGTTGAACGGCGGCAGGAACTCGGTACCGAAAAAGGGCACCATGGCCGCGGCCATTACAAACAATAAAGCTGTGGAGGTCAGCACCAGTTTGGGCCGCTGCAGGCCCCAGGTAAGCAGGCGCTTATCCTTCTTTTTCAGCCAGCGCACCAACCCGCCGTCGGTCTCGGGGTGGTCCATCTGCTTCATGCGCGGCAGCAGGTAGTAGCACAGCACCGGCGTCACGGTCAGCGACACGAACAGCGAGGCCACGATGCTGGTGATGTAGGCAATGCCCAGCGGCGCGAAAATGCGGCCTTCCATACCTTCCAGCGCAAACAGCGGCAAAAACACCAGCACCACGATAATGGTGGCGTACACGATGGAGTTGCGCACCTCCGACGAAGCCGCGTAGATGACGCGCAGCACCGGCTGCGGGTCGGGCCGCTGCTTGTTTTCGCGCAGGCGCCGGTACACATTTTCCACGTCCACGATGGCGTCATCCACCAGCTCGCCGATGGCAATGGCCAGCCCACCGAGTGTCATGGTGTTGATGCTGATGCCCGCCACGCGGAACACCAGCGCCGTCACCAGCAACGAAAGCGGAATAGCTACCAGCGAGATAAATGTGGTGCGCACGTTCAGCAAAAAGGCAAACAGCACGATGACCACCAGAATGGCCCCATCGCGCAGCGCTTCCTCCACGTTGCTGATCGACGACTCAATAAACTCCGACTGCTTGAACAGCCGCGTATTCACCCGCACATCTTTCGACAGCGAAGGCTGTAGCTCCACCAGGGCTTTTTCCACGGCTTCGGTGAGGCCTACGGTGGCGGCGCCGGGCTGCTTCTCGATGCTCAGAATTACGGCCGGCTGGCCGTTCACGCTGCCGTCGCCGCGCTTGAAGCGGGCCCCGAACTCCACCCGGGCCACGTCGGCCACGCGGATGGGCGACTGCTCCCGGTAGCCCACAATGATGTTCTCGATGTCGGCCACCGAGCGCAGCCGACCCAGGTTGCGGATGAGTACTTCCGAGCCGTTGCGGTCAAAGAAGTTGCCGGTGGTGTTCAGGTTGGACTGCCGCAGGGCTTCTTCTACCTGATTCACGGTCAAGCCGGTGGCGTTCAGGCGGGGCATATCCAGCAGCACCTGATACTGCAGGTTGTCGCCGCCGATGGGAATCACCTGGGCCACGCCGGGGATACTGAGCAGGCGCTGGCGCACGGTGTAGTTGGCCAGGGTGCGCAGGTCGGCGGGGTTGGTTTCCTTACCGCCCGACAGCCCTACCAGCATAATCTGGCCCATGACCGACGAAATGGGGCCCAGCACCGGCGTAATACCTTCGGGCAGCTGCTCGCCGGTGGTTTGCAGCTTCTCGCTCACAATCTGGCGGGCCGTGAAGATGTCGGTGCCGTAGTCGAACTCCACGAACACCATGCCCAGGCCGATGGCCGAATTGGAGCGCACCGCCGATACGCCGGTGGCCCCGTTCAGGGCTGTTTCCACGGGCAACGTCACCAGGGCTTCCACTTCCTCAGGGGCCATGCCGGGCGCTTCCAGAAACACGGTCACGCGGGGCCGGTCCAGGTCGGGCAGCACGTCTACCGGCAGCTGGCTGGCGGTGTAGGTGCCGGCAATCAGCAGCCCCACGGCAAAGGCCAGCATGAGCAGCCGGTTCTGCAGGGCAAAGCGAATTATTTGGTCAAGCATCCTGGGTAGGAATTGGTGGGATGGTGGATTAGTGGCTGTCATGCTGAGCGCAGCCGGAGGCGAAGTCGAAGCATCTCTACTTCTGGCCAACCACTACTATTGCAACGAAGCAGTAGAGATGCATCGGCCAGCTCAGCATGACGTTCTACTACTTCACTTACTGGTTGAGATAGATGGACTTGAGCTGATAGGTGCCGGCCGTTACTACCCGGTCGTTTTCGTTCACCTGGCCCTGCAGGAGAACCGTTTGCTGGCCGCTGACGGCGCCGGGCTGCACGAAGCGAATCTTGAACCGCTCGGGCTCAGTGTGTACAAACACCACCGGCTTGCCGTTGAGGTCGGTGATGGCCGCGGTAGGCACCACCAGTTGGGGCTTGCCGCCGCCGGTCTGGCCCACTACCTGCACGTTCACGGCTTGGCCGGCGCGGTAGGCGCTGCCTTCGGTGGCATCGAGTTCCAGCACCAGCTGCCGGGCCTGGTTCACGGGGTTCACTACGTTGCTGAACACCACCAGCCGGGCCGGTACGCCCGCCTGGCCCTGCAGGCCTTCCACCCGAAACTGCGCGCCGGGTGTGACTTTAGCTAAGTCCTGGGCAAACACCTGGGCCTCCACGCGCAGCTTGCCGGGGTTGATGACCCGGAACAGCTCGTCGCCCTGATTGACCTGCTGGCCCACGGCCAAACTGAACACGTCCACGGTGCCGCTCACGGGCGAGGTGATACTGACACGCCGCTGGCTGGCCTGCCCGTTGTAAATGGCCGCGTTCTGGCGGGCCTGGCGCAGGCGCAGCTCGGCGGCCACCACGTCTTTGCGGGCGGCAATGTCGGCAATGGTTTGCAGGCGGGCGTAGTCCTGCTGGGCGGCGCGCAGCTCGGCCTGGGCGTTGGCGCGCTCGGTGCTGAGGCCGATTTGCTGGGTAGCATCCAGGGTTTGCTCGATGACGGCCAGTGTCTGCCCGGCCCGCACGGTTTTGCCCACCTGCGCGGCCAAACTCACGATGCGCCCGGTCTGGGGCACCACCACGCGGCCCTCGCCCCCGGCCGCGGCCGATACCGTGCCGTAGAGCGTGGCCCGGCTGTAGGTGGTGGAGTAGGCGGCCAGCTGGGTGCGCACCTCGAACAAAAACTGGCTTTCCTTGGGCAGCAGCACCTCGTCGGTGAGGGCCACGCCGGTGCTGGCTTTGGCGGTGCCGCCGTGGTCTTCGCCGCCGTGCGCCTGCACCAGGCGGGGTGGGGGCAGTAGTACGGTCAGCACCAGTCCGGCAGCGGCGGTGGCGGCCAGAAATTTATGCGTGGTTTTCATGAGCAGCGGAAACAGGGGTGGAAACGGGCGTAACCGGGCGGCGGCGGCGCAACAGCAAAACCGTCAGGCCAATGCCCAGCCCGAAGGCCCCGAGCAGGGCGGCAATGGTTTGCCAGGACGAAAAGAGCCCGGCAGCAGCAGCAGACGGTGCCTCGGCCACGGGAAGCTTCTCACCGACCTTAATGCCTTCGAGCAGCACCAGATCGGCCCGCTCCCCGGCCACGACGTTGAGGGCGAAGCTGTAGGCTTT
Proteins encoded in this region:
- a CDS encoding amidohydrolase family protein — protein: MLLLCLFSLVCNSQSPQKADRSYVFRGVNVVDVASGSIVSNTNVLVSNGKIVAVGRSKPKLPKGTVVLDAKGKFIMPGMYDMHAHFPNVDGEPFPVDDYLLLNLSRGITSLRIMRGAPVVLEWKQKIQNEEVIGPSLFVGSPALVVDEKLQQQALRPLLAGYQRQGYDFIKYLGGNNQGVYDSINYIAQQIGIKVAGHGPPMGLEAAVNAGQSSVEHIEPFIGLYLYDSTRYAAAMTRFVEKKLWSCPDLYWYLIYGYQIPKPKLLASPGIEYVPKEMVARWEKELYGIDSTTLKRKYDAYALRVNTYKKLLPRKDKQGVNLLVSPGDGVFVIPGYSYFEEMKLFAQCGISNAHILQACTSNAAHYFGEDKRGRIEADQPADIVLLDANPLLDIANTTMISGVMVRGRWFSKKELDEKLVAIKKKYTN
- a CDS encoding prokaryotic RING finger family 4 — its product is MNDSIAKVSLRQQAMYVPAAAQVTTTAAPSADTALLIANLAKLGYATAEPLRQALVGTTSAFQDQLLAVLREVTGTDKNWTPLVKGWDQLTGEGPLDHLVTWLANVFQHKGTRLPCGHLIPPDTFPLERYNGCPFCGTPFELASLEYTGQGSKLKELTLWTDAEVTAYLRDLLASKTALDATQQDSLQRLLAVLPLPADVVIAMKETRMAVIDAYVTLGQPQQAQAFFTSPTDILRYLWFRKTGFLQLVEPKTILRKQQRNAAHLAAPLDRSAQARVQATADLKLKYSRREAAMVADWLNALPQSPAQLCEIMHPKRGMWVRFIRALRLAEYSQKGGRDKLRETLDVFYHQTYPVWQGRVNHFRLRVDAPQTFALLQQRPGLFARSLFANMLWFGAEPTIAAFAAMIDKVPARLVFTLNMYADTYFIKGGKRAVKPLGGASKQIPTNHLLDMYDEPELEAMQTAVASLCLLAMERRFAAQPTPHRTIYIDPALYKIPVAIGDRSETVQDLPGALMGTRFPVEGDSVRLFMQWGTGLPAQHLDMDLSCTVSYAGGTESCSFSQLVATGCKHSGDIQSIPDQVGTAEYIELNLPVLQQAQAQYVTFTSNAYTHGALSPNLVVGWMSSQHPMRISSSGVAYDPSCVQQQVRVTKTLTKGLVFGVLDVAQREIVWLEMSFQGQLVQNLNVGGVQTLLRKLESKLSIGQLLAVKARAQNLQVVETTEADEVYSTTWARNTAAVTQLLVD
- a CDS encoding RNA ligase family protein, with translation MLLPAKSQARTAVAHSLAQLNTLTKYPSILTLHALGDRGRLTTDFTTPALFSQPLTATEKIDGTSARLLVFADGSYVVGSRENLLTVSGDLLFDPAVGIVEGLRRLIFPHYADEQGHLPRLPYGAGTGQPAPLTVLFGEFYGGKVTGNSKQYGPPEQVGFRVFDVAVFTDAAALATQLQTDIRELSTWRESETPAGMRYGQPFLSGKELTAYLTQVGLPDVPQLPTYAVPAAESTHETVLAWLREHIPQTQAALSGQAIPGRAEGAILRTADRSSIVKIRFEDYERTLNQRGKA
- a CDS encoding helix-turn-helix transcriptional regulator — encoded protein: MPHTLAEFVKQRRRLLQLSQPDLAAKAGVGLRFVRELEQGKATLRLDKVNAVLQLFGHEVGPVPVSRSPEPE
- a CDS encoding HipA N-terminal domain-containing protein — encoded protein: MRRAEVRMRSEVVGHLTQDEQGYTFAYTPAYRLRAGAEPVSLTLPLWEHPWLALIDALIKVSRLGWPQIQLSINPTLK
- a CDS encoding AAA family ATPase encodes the protein MRQKVGIAIALAKQAQALLLDEPTSGLDPKASNEFSELLLALSQAGTAILMATHDIFRAKEVGTRIGIMREGQLVETLPTHSLTVSELETLYLQTV
- a CDS encoding NAD(P)/FAD-dependent oxidoreductase, whose protein sequence is MNFDTIIVGAGNAGLSAALTLGRSRRRGLVLDGGPPRNVPAAHAHNFFTRDGIPPAELLRLGREQLQPYDGVEIRAALAQTARAVPGGFALELVDGTAVTARTLLLAPGVVDVLLAIPGFRELWGRGVYHSPYCHGREVRDQPLALYGRGALGFHLAVLLHHWAPGPVLCTDGPAELDAAQLATLGQLGIRVLETPVAALEPAPAGGLTVAFADESRLAVAAVFARVPQQQRTDLAAQLGCAFTDDGIYIQTTWYGPNQRARRVRRRRPDQPVPAGGSRGRGRHGRGGPAQ